Proteins encoded by one window of Gemmatimonadota bacterium:
- a CDS encoding aminotransferase class I/II-fold pyridoxal phosphate-dependent enzyme, with translation MTPRRPGLSTIAIHGRPHRGPDWAPAVTPIYQSTTFRNPVGSDEEVLYTRYGNNPNQVELAKKYALLEGAERAIFLASGMAATALAHLAVLRPGDHLLASRWIYGGTQVLFDNEFIRHGISITYVDPDHPRDWRKAIKKNTRAIFVEALTNPLMRVVDIPAIAKVTHQHGLALLVDATFCSPINFRPLEHGADIVITSATKYLNGHTDVIAGAVAGEATLIEEVTRLMRSWGPSIDPHAAWLTERGMKTMALRVGRSNDNAMAVAEWAEKSKAFGAVHYPGLKSHPDHALASKMLDGFGGMVGLVVPGGAAGAQRFLSRLQVITHAPSLAGVESLVSEPRLTSHKPLSPEEREALGIPDGFLRLSCGCEDAADLIADLEGAL, from the coding sequence ATGACGCCCCGCCGCCCAGGCCTCTCTACCATCGCGATTCACGGCCGGCCGCATCGCGGACCCGACTGGGCCCCGGCAGTGACTCCGATCTACCAGAGCACCACCTTCCGCAACCCGGTCGGGAGCGACGAGGAAGTGCTCTACACCCGCTATGGCAACAATCCGAACCAGGTCGAGCTCGCGAAGAAGTACGCCCTGCTCGAGGGCGCCGAGCGCGCGATCTTCCTGGCCAGCGGAATGGCGGCCACCGCCCTCGCGCACCTCGCGGTGTTGCGCCCCGGTGACCACCTGCTCGCGTCGCGCTGGATCTATGGCGGGACCCAGGTGCTTTTCGACAACGAGTTCATTCGCCACGGGATCTCGATCACCTACGTCGATCCCGATCACCCGCGCGACTGGCGCAAGGCGATCAAGAAGAACACCCGGGCGATCTTCGTCGAGGCGCTGACCAATCCGCTGATGCGCGTCGTCGATATCCCCGCGATCGCCAAGGTGACCCATCAGCACGGCCTCGCGCTGCTCGTGGATGCCACCTTCTGCTCGCCGATCAATTTCCGGCCGCTCGAGCACGGCGCCGATATCGTGATCACCAGCGCGACGAAATACCTCAACGGCCACACCGATGTCATCGCGGGCGCCGTGGCCGGTGAGGCAACGCTGATCGAGGAAGTCACCCGGCTGATGCGCTCCTGGGGACCGAGCATTGATCCACACGCGGCCTGGCTCACCGAGCGCGGGATGAAGACGATGGCCCTCCGGGTCGGGCGCTCCAACGACAACGCGATGGCCGTTGCAGAATGGGCCGAGAAGAGCAAGGCGTTCGGTGCCGTGCATTACCCGGGGCTCAAATCGCATCCTGACCACGCGCTCGCCAGCAAAATGCTCGACGGCTTCGGCGGCATGGTGGGGCTCGTGGTGCCGGGTGGAGCCGCGGGAGCGCAGCGCTTCCTCTCCCGCCTGCAGGTCATCACCCACGCGCCCTCGCTCGCGGGTGTGGAGTCACTCGTGTCCGAACCGCGACTCACGTCCCACAAGCCACTCTCGCCGGAAGAGCGCGAGGCCCTCGGCATTCCCGACGGCTTCCTGCGTCTCTCGTGCGGCTGTGAAGATGCCGCCGACCTGATTGCCGATCTGGAGGGTGCCCTCTGA